Below is a genomic region from Fusarium oxysporum Fo47 chromosome XI, complete sequence.
TTGTTTTGGCCTTGGGCCTGGTTGTTCTGCTTGTTCTGTCCgccttggtgatgaggctATGCTTGTTAGATGAAGCGCTACTAGTAGATATTAATACGACTAACCTCTCGTTTCTCAACGCTGAAGATGGGGAGAGCGAGAGCGTCTGCTGGGAGAGCTGCAGCAGCCATCAAAGCCTTGCTCACGTTAGCTTTAAAGTATCATGACCATGGTGAGCAACTTACAGCAACATGTCCAAAGCTTGAGCGAGGAACTCGGCTGTCTTGAGAGAAAGCCTGAGCGGCGAGGACAGTGACGACAACGTTGGAGAAATACATCTTGACTTGGAAGTGATGGAAAAGTGTAGAAGTGGTTTTCTGACCGGCAGGTAAAATGAGAGTGATGTAGAATAAAAGTAGGACTAGCCTTGaaagttgatgagaagagaagaacgtTTGCGTCAAGCAAAGCTAAGCTCAGATGattgaagaaggaaatgTGAGTTGGTTGAAGAATTAAGATTGTGGCTGAAGATGTCAAGCTTCTTATACTGCTCGAATTGGGTATGTTGAGTCTAACTTGAGATGATAACCCCAGATTCTTTGAGTCTTAGAATAGATCTCCCCCTAGATCTCCCAAGTTCAGAGAATCGTCAAACGCAAGCGCCAAGACAAGACCGATAGCGTTTGAAGGTTCGTTGGACATGATGCCGACATTGCCGCTTTGTTGAGTCAACAACGGAATAACCGCCGTGTACGAAAAaggttcttctccttgatacCCTCGTCGGCCTCCCACTAGGTAACTTTGGGTCAAGGTGTAGGGACGGTTAGAGCGGCCAATCATGAAACTCCAGCCTCGGCCGAAACCCAAGACTCTGGTCGTTGTTTGCCCAAACGCGAAAACGCGAAGTGACATGCCAAAGTCGTTGGTGGCGCGCCATTGGTGGAAATAAAACTCAAACAAGTTTCGCTGGTTTCACATGATTGGTCCAGAAGACACGACCCCTGACGGCTACGACGTATAGTGCCTCACGTTGCCTGAGAATATTACTAACCCCTGTTACAGATATTGTCTAGGCCTATAATTCTCGGTGAGTAGTGGTTTACTATTCCTGATTCGAGATCTGTCAAACCCGTGAAGCTGGAACATTGTTTTAAGTGGGTGGTCTGGACGACTTGATGTAGGATTCTGTCATCGCACGAACCATTTCACGTTTCGTCTTGGCGTTTGAAGAGTTGTTATTGGGAGCCGATTATCCGCTCACTGTAGAGACCCAAACGCCAAGTCAAAGAAGACCAATTATAGAATCAGGTTTCTGGGCATTGATATATACATCATTGCTTCAAAACTTGTCGcacttatttaattttttttcATCGCCCTGGAGGTTGACTTTCATTCTCTCACTGCCGGCCAGTCATTTTCTTAAACTTTTCGAAGGTTCAGTCAATCATTATTACGTGCAGCAACAATGGGTTCAAAGTATCGTCCAGTTCCtgacgatgaagagcaaCAAACTCATGAGAAGAACGCTCTCTTATCACCTCTGCCCATCTACACCAACATCTCGCCATTCATTTCACAGCCAGGCGCACATCCAATCTTGATATGGATATGTCATGGTGTCTTACTCTCCTTCTCATTGGCGTTCTTCGCCCTTTCATTACTGCTTCGCGCCAGCCCTTTACAAAGTGGCGTTTGCAATCAGCCAAACTTTCCTTACTGTAAGTCTGTCGCTTTGAATTTTTGACCTATCTTTGACACCAGATAGCTCCCGCAGAAAGCGTTGCAGATTTCCATACGGTTCGATACAATATTACTCCAGCCCTCGAGATGTCCGAGTTTGTCGGATACGGGCCTGAAGTTGATAAAGCGTGGAACCATGTTACATACGACGTCGGTGATCAAATGATTTCACAAGCTGAGCTTGACAAACTGGGTCTTGACCCCAAATctctcaaggtcaaggatcCCAAGACAGGGCATACGGGCTATCGCGTTGGAATCCAAGTGTTCCATCAGCTTCACTGTCTGAACTTGCTGCGGCAAGAAACCTACAGGGATTACTACTCCAAGATGGGTGGCGATATTGAGGTTGAGCCTGAGGACTTGAGAGGACATCTTGGTAAGTCAGACCTTTTCAGCCGGTTGCTTGATCAGTGCTAATCTGATTTGTAGATCACTGCATCGAGATTCTGCGAAACAACATAATGTGCCAGAGCGACACCGGTGTTTTCGCATTCAAGTATTACGATGGCTATGATGGTCACTGGCCTGATTTTAGCACGCTACATACATGTCGTAACTTTGATGCCATTCGAGACTGGGCGTTTGAGCATGCTGTTGTATTTGGGGATGAGGATTGAACAGAGCGTGAAACTCATTTTAGATAGAAGTGTAAAACCAACTATAGAACCCTGGTGGTAAATAATGAGCCATTAACCTCGATCTTCATTCCCTTATGAACTTGGCTGCGCACGTCTTGAAGTGCAGCAGATTTATGACGTCGGCATTTTTCATGTGATAAATGGTACCAAGCATTATGTGTACCAGAAGTGGTATTGATAAGAGTTCTGACCAATCTTCGACTTACATATGACAACTTCTTACTGGCTGAAATGATGCGTGGAGTTTATATCTCAGCTGTCAATTATTCACAGAATGAGAGTGTGCAGGCAAGCCGATAACGTCAGATGAAAAAGTCCCTGCAGAGTGCTCATTCAAGCTTAGCCAGATATGTGTTTTAATTGGGCCGTCTAATTGGGATCTGGttgagataagataagatgGGCGCGATAAGATCTTCGACACTACCCTACAGAGGTAAATGTAAATAGTGAAGAACTATTACTGACGTAAAAAGACTAAGTATATACGTTTAGTAATACTAAATCTATTCTCTGGAATTCCTGTTATCTTTTTCATTATTCTTCTTATACGGTTTCCTCTCAGCTTTGAACAAATTGTCATCCTATTACTTAACACTTTTCACCAATGACTCGACCATCCTGAGACAGTCAACTCTTCGCTCAAGATATTCCCTTCATCCGGGGTGACCCAATTAACTCGCCAAGCCGGCATCGGCTTGAACACCAGCATCACCTCCACAATCTATCAAGATAATGTGATCAACTAACATAAGCTTAGCAAAAGTTCTCAACCTCCGGTAGTTAACCATA
It encodes:
- a CDS encoding uncharacterized protein (domain of unknown function-domain containing protein), whose product is MGSKYRPVPDDEEQQTHEKNALLSPLPIYTNISPFISQPGAHPILIWICHGVLLSFSLAFFALSLLLRASPLQSGVCNQPNFPYSPAESVADFHTVRYNITPALEMSEFVGYGPEVDKAWNHVTYDVGDQMISQAELDKLGLDPKSLKVKDPKTGHTGYRVGIQVFHQLHCLNLLRQETYRDYYSKMGGDIEVEPEDLRGHLDHCIEILRNNIMCQSDTGVFAFKYYDGYDGHWPDFSTLHTCRNFDAIRDWAFEHAVVFGDED